GTATTAGGTGTTGGGCTTCCAATCATATTTCAAGCATCAATAAATATGGCAGTTGCCACTAATTTATTTCCGGTTACTGGGCAAACATTACCACTAATTAGTAGTGGAGGTACTTCTATTTGGATGACTTGTTTTGCGTTGGGAATGATATTAAGTGTAAGTGCATCAAAAGAAGAAACAGAAGAAGATATTTTAGATGATAACCCTTTAAACATACTTCATGAAACAATCGATTAACATATTAATTTCTGGTGGAGGAACAGGCGGTCATATTTATCCTGCAATTGCTATTGCAAACGAATTGAAATTGCGTTATCCTGATGCGGATTTCTTGTTTGTTGGAGCAAAAGATAAGATGGAAATGGAAAAAGTTCCACATGCAGGTTATGAAATTAAAGGATTGTGGATTTCTGGAATTCAAAGAAAGTTGACTTTAGCTAATTTATCATTTCCATTTAAAATGATAAGTAGTTTGTGGAATGCGTCTAATATTATAAGGAAATTTAAACCAGATATTGCTATTGGTACAGGCGGTTTTGCTAGTGGACCAACATTGATTATGGCGGGTAGAAAAGGAGTACCGACTTTAATACAAGAACAGAATTCGTACCCAGGAATTACAAATAAATTGTTGAGTAAAAAAGCACAGAAAATTTGTGTTGCTTATGATAATTTAGAGCGTTTTTTTCCTGCGGATAAAATTGTAAAAACAGGAAACCCTGTTCGTCAAGATTTATTATCGATTCATTCTAAAACGGATGAAGGAAAAGATTTTTTTGGTATAGATAAAAAGAAGAAAACCATTTTAGTTTTAGGAGGGAGTTTAGGAGCGAGAAAAATAAACCAATTGGTAGAAACGAATTTAGAGTTCTTTAAAAACCAAGAAGTACAAGTTATTTGGCAATGTGGTAAATTTTATTTTGAAGAATATAAAAAGTATGATGAGTTAAAGGGTATTCAGGTTCATCAATATGTAAATAGAATGGATTTGGCTTATGCTGCAGCAGATATTATTATTTCTAGAGCAGGAGCAAGTTCAGTTTCTGAATTATGTATTGTAGGGAAGCCTGTGATTTTTATTCCTTCTCCAAATGTGGCAGAAGATCATCAAACAAAAAATGCAAAGTCAATTGCAGATAAACATGGAGCAATTTTATTAAAAGAAAGTGAGTTGGATACATTTCCAATTGTATTTGAAACTTTAATAAAAGATAAAGGTAAACAAGAGCATTTATCAGAAAATATAAATGAATTGGCTCTTCCAGGTGCAACATCAGATATTGTTAACGAAGTAGAAAAATTACTAAAAAAGTGAATTTAAAGAATATTCATAACGTCTATTTTGTTGGAATTGGAGGCGTAGGAATGAGCGCAATTGCTCGTTACTTTGCGTCTAATGGAAAAAAGGTGGCTGGTTATGATAAAACTCCATCTCAAATCACTTTAGATTTAGAGGATTTAGGAGTTGAAATTCATTTTGAAGATGCGTTAAAGAATATTCCTATTTCTTTTTTGAAAAAGGAAAAAACGTTAGTCATTTACACGCCAGCAGTTCCTAAAAATCATACTGAATTAAATTACTTTTTAGACAACAATTTTACGGTTTTAAAAAGGTCGGAAATTTTAGGAAAAATAACTGAAACTACTTTTTGTTTAGCGGTTGCGGGTACACATGGTAAAACAACAACTTCATCTATTTTAGGTCATATTATGGCTGAAGTAAATGCAACTTCTTTTTTAGGAGGAATTGCAGAAAACTACAATTCGAATTTAATTTTAGGAGAAGATAAAGTAAGTGTTGTAGAGGCTGATGAGTTTGATAGATCTTTCTTAAAGTTAAGTCCAAATATTGCGTGTGTCACTTCTATGGATGCAGATCATTTGGATATTTATGGAGATTCTGATGCTTTAGATGAGTCTTTTATTGAGTTTACAAATAAAGTTTCAGACACGTTAATTATTGCAAAAGGTTTGCCTTTAAATGGTTTAACGTATGCTGTTAATGAAGATGCAGATTATAAAGCATTTAATTTAAAAATTGAAAGCGGAAAATATATTTTTGATGTGAAAACGCCTTCATCAGAAATTAAAAATATTGAATTTCATTTACCAGGTCAGCATAATGTTATGAATGCATTAGCAGCTTTGGCAATGGCAGATGTTTATGGAATTTCGTTAGAAAATATCAAACAAAGTTTATCAACTTTTAAAGGTGTAAAACGTCGTTTTTCTTATAAAATAAAAACAGAAGACTTTGTTTTGATTGATGATTATGCACATCATCCAACAGAAATAAATGCAGTAGAAAGTTCTGTTAGAGAAATGTATCCAAATGAAAAAGTGTTAGTTGTTTTTCAGCCGCATTTGTTTTCTAGAACCAAAGATTTTATTGATGATTTTGCATTGGCATTATCAAAATTTGATGAAGTTTTGTTGTTGGATATTTATCCTGCGAGAGAAGAACCTATTGATGGTGTAAATTCTGAGTGGTTGCTAAATAAATTGACTC
The window above is part of the Polaribacter sp. SA4-12 genome. Proteins encoded here:
- the murG gene encoding undecaprenyldiphospho-muramoylpentapeptide beta-N-acetylglucosaminyltransferase translates to MKQSINILISGGGTGGHIYPAIAIANELKLRYPDADFLFVGAKDKMEMEKVPHAGYEIKGLWISGIQRKLTLANLSFPFKMISSLWNASNIIRKFKPDIAIGTGGFASGPTLIMAGRKGVPTLIQEQNSYPGITNKLLSKKAQKICVAYDNLERFFPADKIVKTGNPVRQDLLSIHSKTDEGKDFFGIDKKKKTILVLGGSLGARKINQLVETNLEFFKNQEVQVIWQCGKFYFEEYKKYDELKGIQVHQYVNRMDLAYAAADIIISRAGASSVSELCIVGKPVIFIPSPNVAEDHQTKNAKSIADKHGAILLKESELDTFPIVFETLIKDKGKQEHLSENINELALPGATSDIVNEVEKLLKK
- the murC gene encoding UDP-N-acetylmuramate--L-alanine ligase is translated as MNLKNIHNVYFVGIGGVGMSAIARYFASNGKKVAGYDKTPSQITLDLEDLGVEIHFEDALKNIPISFLKKEKTLVIYTPAVPKNHTELNYFLDNNFTVLKRSEILGKITETTFCLAVAGTHGKTTTSSILGHIMAEVNATSFLGGIAENYNSNLILGEDKVSVVEADEFDRSFLKLSPNIACVTSMDADHLDIYGDSDALDESFIEFTNKVSDTLIIAKGLPLNGLTYAVNEDADYKAFNLKIESGKYIFDVKTPSSEIKNIEFHLPGQHNVMNALAALAMADVYGISLENIKQSLSTFKGVKRRFSYKIKTEDFVLIDDYAHHPTEINAVESSVREMYPNEKVLVVFQPHLFSRTKDFIDDFALALSKFDEVLLLDIYPAREEPIDGVNSEWLLNKLTLKNKKLTKKNNLVKDIKNSSAKVVTMLGAGDIGVMINEVTSQLLKTTEDEV